A single region of the Brassica rapa cultivar Chiifu-401-42 chromosome A03, CAAS_Brap_v3.01, whole genome shotgun sequence genome encodes:
- the LOC103848196 gene encoding defensin-like protein 250, whose protein sequence is MKLGAVLLLCCVLFSLAPSLIVAEIRPWCPSRKQTFDGSCKKDFTQCFDDLKATWASVGDLGPTDCTCTSQPQNKRLCYCRYLPCPS, encoded by the coding sequence ATGAAGTTGGGTGCAGTTTTGTTGCTTTGTTGTGTCTTGTTTTCCCTTGCGCCAAGCCTAATTGTTGCGGAAATAAGACCGTGGTGTCCATCAAGAAAACAAACATTTGATGGTTCATGCAAAAAAGATTTCACACAATGCTTTGATGACTTAAAAGCAACATGGGCTTCTGTTGGAGACCTTGGTCCAACCGATTGCACTTGCACGTCTCAACCCCAGAACAAGCGTCTCTGCTATTGTCGTTATTTACCTTGCCCTAGCTAA